A single genomic interval of Megalobrama amblycephala isolate DHTTF-2021 linkage group LG15, ASM1881202v1, whole genome shotgun sequence harbors:
- the fem1b gene encoding protein fem-1 homolog B: MAEVPALARLESLARYVHKAASEGRVLTLAALLLNHSSVQTRYLLEYVTQVAGQRSTPLIIAARNGHDKVVRLLLDHYKVDTEQTGTVRFDGYIIDGATALWCAAGAGHFEVVRLLVSHSANVNHTTLTNSTPLRAACFDGRLDIVRYLVEHKADISIANKYDNTCLMIAAYKGHADVVYFLLERGADPNAKAHCGATALHFAAEAGHLDIVKELVKCQAAMVVNGHGMTPLKVAAESCKADVVELLLSHADCNAHSRIEALELLGASFANDRENYDILKTYHYLYLAMLERFRDPQRVIAKELLSPVHAYGGRTECRTLQDLEAIRHDRDALHMEGLMIRERILGADNIDVSHPIIYRGAVYADNMEFDLCIKLWLHALHLRQQGNRNTHKDLLRFAQVFSQMVHLKEPVRASDVEHVLRASVLEIRRSMARVQTATEADLPAANDNYESNVFTFLYLVCISTKTQCGEEERARINKQIYDLIRLDPRSREGSSLLHLAASSSTPVDDFHTNDVCSFPNAQVTKLLIDCGAQVNAVDNEGNSPLHLIVQYNRPISDFLTLHAIIISLVEAGAHTDMTNKQKKTPLDKSTTGVSEILLKTQMKMSLKCLAARAVQQHQILYRDQIPKSLEEFVEFH; this comes from the exons ATGGCGGAGGTACCGGCTCTGGCCCGGTTGGAGTCCCTGGCCCGGTACGTTCACAAAGCAGCCAGTGAGGGGAGAGTCCTGACCCTGGCTGCCCTGCTCCTGAACCACTCCAGCGTCCAGACCCGATACCTGCTGGAGTATGTGACCCAGGTGGCCGGCCAGAGATCTACACCCCTCATTATTGCTGCTCGGAACGGACATGACAAGGTGGTCCGGCTGCTTTTGGACCACTATAAGGTGGACACCGAACAGACGGGGACTGTGAGATTTGACGG GTATATTATCGATGGCGCCACAGCTCTTTGGTGTGCAGCCGGCGCTGGACATTTCGAGGTGGTACGTTTGCTGGTTTCCCACAGCGCCAACGTGAACCACACCACCCTCACTAACTCCACCCCCCTCAGAGCTGCGTGCTTCGACGGCCGACTGGACATCGTACGGTACCTTGTGGAGCACAAGGCCGACATCAGCATCGCCAATAAGTACGACAACACTTGTTTGATGATCGCTGCCTATAAGGGCCACGCTGATGTCGTTTACTTCCTGCTGGAGCGGGGCGCCGATCCCAATGCTAAAGCTCACTGCGGGGCCACCGCACTGCACTTTGCCGCCGAAGCCGGGCATCTGGACATTGTGAAGGAGCTGGTGAAATGCCAAGCGGCTATGGTGGTTAACGGACATGGCATGACGCCACTGAAAGTGGCGGCCGAAAGTTGCAAGGCGGATGTGGTAGAACTGCTACTGTCCCACGCGGATTGCAACGCACACAGCCGCATCGAGGCATTGGAACTGCTTGGAGCGTCTTTCGCCAACGACCGTGAGAATTACGACATTCTTAAGACCTACCACTACTTGTACCTGGCCATGCTGGAGCGATTTCGTGATCCCCAGAGGGTCATTGCCAAAGAGTTGCTGTCACCTGTGCATGCATACGGAGGGAGAACCGAATGCCGGACTTTGCAAGACTTGGAAGCCATTCGGCACGACCGGGATGCGCTGCACATGGAAGGCCTGATGATTCGAGAACGAATTCTAGGTGCAGATAACATAGACGTGTCGCATCCCATTATATACCGCGGCGCAGTCTACGCCGACAACATGGAGTTTGACCTTTGCATCAAGCTGTGGCTGCACGCTCTGCACCTACGCCAGCAAGGAAACCGCAACACGCATAAAGACCTCTTGAGATTCGCGCAAGTGTTCTCGCAAATGGTCCACTTGAAGGAGCCGGTCCGCGCATCGGACGTGGAGCACGTTTTGCGCGCCAGCGTCCTGGAGATCCGCCGCAGCATGGCACGTGTGCAAACCGCCACGGAAGCAGACTTGCCGGCGGCCAACGACAACTACGAGTCTAACGTGTTCACCTTCCTCTACCTGGTTTGCATTTCAACCAAAACGCAGTGCGGCGAAGAGGAACGAGCGCGTATAAACAAACAGATCTACGACTTAATACGCCTGGATCCGCGTTCCCGAGAGGGGTCGTCACTTTTGCACCTGGCGGCGAGCTCCAGTACGCCCGTAGATGACTTCCACACCAACGACGTTTGCAGTTTCCCCAATGCGCAAGTGACCAAGCTGCTCATAGACTGCGGCGCCCAAGTGAACGCCGTGGACAATGAAGGAAACAGTCCTCTACATCTCATAGTACAATACAACCGTCCCATCAGCGACTTCCTGACCCTCCACGCCATCATCATCAGCCTCGTCGAAGCCGGCGCTCATACGGACATGACCAACAAGCAAAAGAAGACCCCGCTTGACAAGAGCACAACAGGCGTTTCTGAAATCCTTCTGAAAACGCAAATGAAGATGAGTCTGAAATGCCTGGCGGCTCGTGCCGTGCAACAACATCAGATCTTGTATCGGGACCAGATTCCCAAAAGTCTGGAGGAGTTTGTTGAATTTCACTGA